A window of Selenomonas ruminantium subsp. lactilytica TAM6421 contains these coding sequences:
- a CDS encoding phage tail protein, translating into MDWKSKLKKAGMKGLTSAINKYAKALGVNPGAANEIGSLGDVTFKVAAYNDCLTFDEYKRSFKARIAKHDIIASKPVLEFQGPDITTLTLGIKLRKWLGVNPESCLEILRSYCETGEVLTFVVSGKPVGKKWLIESVEATATHYIDGTVAGLDVNLSMQEYYEATTNSRILGGVLT; encoded by the coding sequence ATGGATTGGAAAAGTAAATTGAAAAAAGCCGGCATGAAAGGCTTAACCAGTGCGATAAATAAATACGCAAAGGCGCTGGGTGTTAACCCTGGGGCCGCCAATGAGATAGGGTCCCTGGGAGATGTGACCTTTAAAGTAGCTGCTTATAATGACTGTCTTACTTTTGATGAATATAAGCGAAGTTTCAAGGCCCGCATCGCAAAACATGACATCATTGCCAGCAAACCAGTGCTAGAGTTCCAAGGGCCAGATATCACGACATTGACTTTAGGCATCAAGTTACGAAAGTGGCTCGGAGTAAACCCAGAATCATGCCTTGAAATACTCCGCAGTTATTGTGAGACCGGTGAAGTGCTGACTTTTGTGGTTAGTGGTAAGCCTGTAGGGAAAAAATGGCTCATTGAAAGTGTTGAGGCCACCGCGACACACTACATCGATGGTACTGTTGCAGGCCTCGACGTGAATCTGTCCATGCAGGAATATTATGAGGCCACTACAAACTCGAGAATTCTGGGAGGTGTATTGACTTGA
- a CDS encoding PAAR domain-containing protein, whose translation MYRACSHQWLDGQYQLRRGEMPAITRLGDADTGHDACPPTSLVSASSNVFINGIGAGRVGDSYAPHSCPAHSAHSGVIASGSSTVFINSSPAGRVGDPVSCGGSIAAGSGNVFVGG comes from the coding sequence ATGTACAGGGCCTGTAGTCATCAATGGCTCGACGGTCAATATCAACTAAGGAGGGGGGAAATGCCAGCAATTACAAGATTGGGTGATGCCGATACAGGACATGATGCATGCCCGCCTACGTCTTTGGTATCCGCTAGTAGCAACGTGTTCATTAATGGCATAGGCGCAGGCCGTGTGGGCGATAGTTATGCCCCACATTCTTGCCCTGCTCATTCCGCACACAGTGGAGTGATTGCCTCAGGCAGTTCTACGGTATTCATCAACAGCAGTCCAGCGGGACGCGTTGGTGATCCTGTATCCTGTGGGGGCAGTATTGCAGCAGGGAGCGGAAATGTTTTCGTTGGAGGTTGA
- a CDS encoding transposase, with protein sequence MAKQHDKQFKLDAIQYYEDHKELGLRGCANNLGIGYSTLTKWRKELRDSGDIVVRGSGNYESDEQKEIARLRRELRDTKDALDVLKKAISILGK encoded by the coding sequence ATGGCTAAACAACATGACAAACAGTTTAAACTTGACGCAATTCAATATTACGAAGATCATAAGGAGCTTGGCTTGCGTGGCTGTGCCAATAACCTTGGCATCGGTTACAGCACTTTGACCAAGTGGCGGAAAGAACTTCGTGACTCCGGCGATATCGTTGTAAGAGGTTCCGGCAACTACGAATCCGATGAACAGAAAGAAATTGCCAGATTACGCCGTGAATTGCGCGATACGAAAGACGCACTTGACGTGTTAAAAAAAGCCATCAGCATTCTGGGAAAATAA
- a CDS encoding IS3 family transposase, giving the protein MYLQVSEQAEIAKEEGRPISVSGMLRKLGVSRSGYNAWRHRLPSDTSIRRQEVKEQIQRIYDESHQNYGAPKITSELRKAGEIISERTIGQYMRQMGLRAQWVKPLVPTTVDPDFSDSLQNILDEQFNPERPNAVWCSDITYVWTIDGFVYLTSIMDLYSRKIIAWTLSDSLEVSCVTETIQKSKLRRNLDLPLIIHSDRGSQYVAKEYKKATARMQRSYSKKAYPWDNACIESFHALIKREWLNRFRIRDFNHAHSLIFEYIEAFYNTKRIHSHCGYLSPDDFEKLYKASVAREALLVS; this is encoded by the coding sequence ATTTATCTTCAGGTCTCTGAACAGGCGGAAATTGCAAAAGAAGAAGGACGCCCTATTTCCGTCTCCGGAATGCTGCGAAAACTTGGCGTTTCACGCTCGGGCTATAACGCTTGGCGCCATCGTCTGCCATCAGACACATCAATAAGGCGACAGGAAGTAAAAGAACAAATCCAGCGAATCTACGATGAGTCTCATCAAAATTATGGTGCACCTAAAATCACATCAGAACTGCGTAAAGCCGGAGAAATCATCTCTGAAAGGACTATAGGTCAGTATATGCGCCAGATGGGGCTTCGTGCTCAATGGGTTAAGCCCTTGGTTCCAACTACCGTTGATCCAGACTTCAGTGACAGTCTGCAGAACATCTTGGATGAACAATTTAATCCGGAACGGCCTAATGCGGTTTGGTGTTCAGACATCACTTATGTATGGACAATTGACGGATTTGTATACTTGACCAGCATTATGGACTTGTACTCTCGCAAAATCATCGCATGGACGCTTTCTGACAGCTTAGAAGTAAGCTGCGTAACGGAAACAATTCAAAAATCGAAATTACGCCGCAACCTCGATTTACCACTGATTATCCACTCAGACCGAGGCAGCCAATACGTAGCTAAAGAATATAAGAAGGCCACCGCACGAATGCAGCGGAGCTATTCCAAGAAAGCTTATCCATGGGATAATGCCTGTATCGAGTCATTTCACGCATTGATAAAGCGTGAATGGTTGAACCGCTTTAGAATCAGGGATTTTAATCATGCTCACAGCCTAATTTTTGAGTATATTGAAGCATTTTATAATACAAAGCGGATTCACAGCCATTGTGGATATCTTTCGCCAGATGACTTTGAAAAACTTTACAAGGCGAGCGTTGCTAGAGAAGCACTATTGGTAAGCTGA
- a CDS encoding helix-turn-helix domain-containing protein, whose product MMAPSEKIQICLDMKNLKRKDLATAANMPASTISDFLNGKTTKLDITKAQSIANTLGCTLDYLVGDDTIGVDISTALKAEREEHGETTDIVSLNTKIPEALIMKYEHGDEPVSFFLFGKLCEHYDLSVWDFLQKYDFYDEYIPPHFNGDAGAYEAFKKAEREDALKSSAGYPELRDIVEKGMYVVNGQPARRSFYRDLHLDVERIYMHPYAVWAPNENIKGDEEAAVEEFVSVTKQYATDAQVANLEHALANAKNLDERVKTAMAYYYEIVIDR is encoded by the coding sequence ATGATGGCCCCAAGCGAAAAAATACAGATATGTTTAGATATGAAAAATTTAAAGCGGAAAGATTTGGCCACAGCTGCAAACATGCCTGCGTCTACTATTTCTGACTTTCTAAACGGCAAGACCACAAAATTGGACATAACAAAAGCCCAGAGCATTGCAAACACTCTGGGCTGTACACTCGATTATTTAGTTGGCGACGATACTATTGGCGTTGATATTAGCACGGCACTCAAGGCCGAGCGTGAAGAACACGGAGAAACCACTGACATCGTTTCCTTGAATACAAAAATCCCCGAAGCACTTATTATGAAATACGAACACGGAGATGAGCCTGTCAGCTTTTTCCTCTTTGGCAAGCTGTGCGAACACTACGACCTGTCCGTATGGGACTTTCTGCAGAAGTACGACTTCTACGATGAATACATCCCGCCTCATTTCAATGGTGATGCTGGCGCCTACGAAGCCTTTAAGAAGGCCGAGCGCGAGGATGCGCTCAAATCATCCGCCGGCTACCCGGAACTTAGGGATATTGTAGAAAAAGGAATGTATGTAGTTAATGGCCAGCCTGCGAGAAGGTCTTTTTATCGTGACCTCCATTTAGATGTCGAGCGGATTTATATGCATCCTTATGCAGTTTGGGCGCCGAACGAGAACATCAAGGGCGATGAAGAAGCTGCTGTAGAGGAATTTGTTTCTGTGACAAAACAATACGCCACTGATGCGCAAGTCGCAAATCTGGAACATGCGCTCGCAAATGCCAAAAACCTAGATGAACGCGTTAAAACGGCTATGGCCTATTATTATGAAATCGTTATAGACAGATAG
- a CDS encoding S1 family peptidase produces MDFLDLLPFTTTKIEATTNTGQLSTGTGFFFAFNSDQQQSYIPVLITNRHMIENMLSITIKITTKKNNMPQIGNYLPFTIELNKRYVIMHPDKGIDLSIIILAPYISPHIKSLFIPYLSKENIATEKELQHINILHDIIMVGYPDGISDEINNMPIFRKGITATNPSIDYNGRHEFLIDASCFPGSSGSPVMSYENGMVKDADGNFTINYGTKLIGIQSKTFLHNSNGKIVPIEIPTQVIPGVITSIPNNLGIVVKASCILDFESLLPPH; encoded by the coding sequence ATGGATTTTCTAGATTTACTCCCATTTACCACAACAAAAATTGAAGCCACCACGAATACTGGTCAGCTTTCTACAGGTACGGGTTTTTTCTTTGCCTTTAATTCTGACCAACAACAATCATATATTCCCGTATTAATAACCAATCGTCATATGATTGAAAATATGCTATCCATTACTATAAAAATCACCACAAAGAAAAACAATATGCCACAGATAGGTAATTATCTCCCCTTCACCATAGAGCTTAATAAAAGGTATGTGATTATGCATCCCGATAAAGGCATCGATTTATCAATAATTATATTAGCTCCGTATATTAGTCCGCATATAAAGTCCTTATTTATACCATACCTTTCTAAGGAAAACATTGCCACAGAAAAAGAATTACAACATATTAATATTTTACATGACATAATCATGGTTGGATATCCAGATGGAATATCAGACGAAATCAATAATATGCCTATTTTCCGAAAAGGAATTACAGCTACCAATCCATCTATTGACTATAATGGACGTCATGAATTCCTAATAGATGCATCTTGTTTCCCTGGTTCCAGCGGCTCACCAGTGATGTCATACGAAAATGGCATGGTCAAAGATGCTGATGGTAATTTTACAATTAATTATGGCACAAAACTAATCGGAATCCAATCGAAAACTTTTCTGCATAATTCTAACGGAAAAATTGTACCAATAGAAATCCCAACACAAGTCATACCAGGAGTTATTACGTCTATTCCCAACAATCTTGGTATTGTTGTAAAAGCATCATGCATACTCGATTTTGAATCACTTCTTCCACCGCACTAA
- a CDS encoding restriction endonuclease: protein MQLPLFSDEELPQGYWFVRTEGGKYYREFKENGYIAINWNDFVDLDEITDLTLRQLKDKVKDHYEGEKRPGVAAAQMQTFVGTMRKNDIVLIPNARSREISFGIVKSDAYIQSKDDIQEGKCPFRKRRNIKWIKTVDRANLDPYLYSLINTHHSISSASKCSNFINRTLFDFYGNDEETHLIFNVTTHEPIKNSELRVLMNSIYGVAEIFNNAHPELSVDMDDVIFKASVNSPGPIEWVGKKKNMVFVLVLLHFFVGGTLDVGPVHWETKGVIGYAMDAYKEYNDNHLKEMELTKKVLEEKLPVPKQGIQELQASNKDL, encoded by the coding sequence ATGCAGTTACCCCTATTTTCTGATGAAGAACTTCCTCAAGGCTATTGGTTTGTACGAACCGAAGGTGGAAAGTACTACCGTGAATTTAAAGAGAATGGCTATATCGCAATAAACTGGAATGACTTTGTTGATCTTGATGAAATCACTGACCTTACCCTGAGACAATTAAAAGATAAAGTCAAAGACCATTACGAAGGCGAAAAGCGTCCTGGCGTTGCGGCTGCGCAAATGCAAACTTTTGTTGGCACGATGCGTAAAAATGATATTGTACTTATTCCAAATGCCCGATCCAGAGAGATTTCCTTCGGTATTGTTAAGTCCGATGCCTATATACAGTCAAAAGATGATATTCAAGAAGGAAAATGTCCTTTCCGAAAGCGGCGAAACATAAAATGGATAAAAACGGTTGACCGCGCAAATCTGGACCCATATCTGTATAGCTTAATCAATACCCATCATTCTATTTCTAGCGCAAGCAAATGCAGTAACTTCATTAACAGAACATTATTTGACTTCTATGGTAATGATGAAGAGACTCATCTCATATTTAACGTTACTACTCATGAGCCTATCAAGAACTCTGAACTACGCGTTTTAATGAACAGCATCTATGGCGTAGCTGAGATATTCAATAATGCGCACCCAGAATTATCCGTAGACATGGATGATGTTATCTTTAAAGCTAGTGTTAATTCGCCAGGTCCTATCGAATGGGTAGGAAAAAAGAAGAATATGGTTTTTGTTCTTGTACTTCTTCACTTTTTCGTTGGCGGAACGCTTGACGTCGGTCCAGTTCATTGGGAAACCAAAGGGGTTATTGGCTACGCGATGGATGCTTACAAGGAATATAATGATAACCATCTAAAGGAAATGGAGCTAACTAAAAAGGTCCTTGAAGAAAAACTGCCAGTTCCTAAACAAGGTATCCAGGAACTACAGGCTTCCAACAAGGACCTCTAA
- a CDS encoding Ada metal-binding domain-containing protein, with amino-acid sequence MFKKIALATLAAVCVSIATPALASDYLGNPKSMKFHYSSCSTIKHPERFVEFSTRDDAIAAGYVPCKRCNP; translated from the coding sequence ATGTTCAAGAAAATAGCTTTGGCCACGCTGGCCGCTGTCTGTGTATCAATAGCTACCCCTGCCCTGGCATCTGACTATCTCGGTAATCCCAAGTCGATGAAGTTCCACTACTCCAGCTGCTCCACAATAAAGCATCCGGAAAGGTTCGTGGAGTTCAGCACCCGTGACGATGCCATTGCTGCGGGATATGTACCGTGCAAGCGGTGCAATCCGTAA